The window TCCGGCATCTCCAAGCTCAAGGATAAAATCCGTGGAAAGAAGAAAGACGGCCTGTCGGATTCTGCTTCTGCGATCGTGCCCTCCACAGTGGGAACAGACAGTGAAGGGGAAGAAGAGGGCAGTTCAGACTCGCCTAAGAAGAAATCAAAACTGAAATCcttttttggaccaaaaacaaACCTCCAAAGGAATGTGTCCCAGTCCATGTCAACCCTGGGCACCCTGCCTGAGAAGAACAGTTCACTCAGCAGCAGCAGATCGTCCGGCCTTAATGTGGACTCTCCTGATGGTAAGGTCAAAGGTTATGCATCTTGtccaaatgtgtttttttttaaatgtctgctTTGACCAGTTTGCATAGTTATGATGTATAAAAAGTATTTTGACATTTAATCCACAGTTACTATATTGatcatgcattttaaaatgttctcttATGCCTAGCAagcctgtatttatttgatgaaaaatacagtaaaacaaaacagtaataatgtgaaatattatcacaatttaaaataatcctcttttattttaaaggtgcaatatgtaagaattttcagtaaaatatccaaaaaccactaggccagtgttatatattttgttcacttgagtacttacaatatcccaaatgtttgcaactatttgtaaatcatgagaaaattgcaattttaaccaaagcTCCAGGACgagtgaggagtcgcctgtcaattgcatcatacccgcgttaacctcagtttccagttttattttgtagaaaccatgttttaataggcaagggaacaactgttttgatatatttatagacagaaaactaatataatatatattttcagagaaaaacactattttgtgaagtagctaacatagcttAATAACATAgctttagtaacagtaatacagaattttcaccatcatacaatacgttttaaaattaattgcatgcaatttatcaacacaagccatccagcatttaatatgatattctaaaatcaatctagcttactgcagggTGCAACACAGCAGCCactgagcgaacgcacagaacgcacagagtaacgttataacattttcaacacactgaaatgtatctaatatgataaacagtgctgcgttacctcatactcatgaccggaaaagcagcgccggcgactgcggcataataaaagttccgctgctcgtgaaGCGTGTGTTGCGTAATCACTCCAGctgcctcgttcagctcccacaacgcTCGGTCCttctctgcttcatactacagtaacgttaataatcgcatccatgaacatgatttcttcctgagttcTATCCCAAttgttttccaccggctgtgaggtgaagaccacatgtcccaagattccgcgctcaaacttggcatcatcaggctacgcctttgttttgaataggcctctagcgacctctagcggacagaaaatcttacatattgcacctttaatatatatttttacatgttATTTATTCCTAGTTTAAGTAGGTAAATACTTATGTTTGTTACTGTGTATTGTTAcaaaactaaaattattaaatatatttttctttgtattccgcTAGAAAAACAGTGAGGAAAAAACaccttaattttaaattttagtttgtactcagtttttttatataaatataatttgataAGTAGCTCATACATCTTCTAATATTTGCCTTGATACTAgttgtaatttaaaaaagtcACTGCTAATGATTTTTTCGTTGTTAAAATAATGCAGTTAGACATTTTTAAGTGTCACTTTATCCAAATACATTTTGGACCTCAAGGACATTGCAGTTTTAATACATATTGTCTTTTATTTTCTctttgcagtgaaaaagaagtTTAAAATTCTGGGACACAAGCGCACTGACAGCTCAGATAGCAAAGTGTCTCTTGGCCCCTTTTCTCTTCTGAGCCGCTCTAAACAAAACATACCGGAGCAGAATAACCTCTGTATCAACGGCAGCCACGTTTATGCAGAGGAACAAGAACCTAAAGCAGCTTTTGGCTCCACACTCAGTCTGAACAGCTCAGGAAAGGGTTCAGTAGAGGATGTTCGTAAATACCATCAACGAAATACTTCCGATATCTCCATCGACTCATTGAAAGGCCTAAGCATCCCCTCATACAAGCCTGAAGTGCAAGACAAAACTTCTCTTGTCCCACAGAGCCATCTAGAGGGCAGGAGCCTCAGCTCGCTGGAGCGTCGTGCAGAGGTGGTGGAGGAGGAGAGGGGAAGGAAACCCGAAGTAAGAAGCCTTCAAGAGATGCTGAATCGACAGGAAGAACAAGAGTTGAGGAAGCAGCAAGAacgagagagaaaacaagagGAAGAGAGGAAAAGCAGACTTGAAGAGCAGGAGAAGAAGCGCAAGGAAGAGGAAGAGCTGCAGAAGAAGCGCCGTGAGGAGGAGACGCAGCGAGCCGAGGAGCAGCGGCACCAGGAGGAGAACAGGGTAACTGAACGCCTCTCCTCTCTCTTTGGCATTGGAAGAAAGAAGGAGGAGAAGAGAGAGGAAGCAATGAATGAACCCAAACGTCTGGATGAGCCCTCTTCCACAAACCCCTTTGAAGACATTCCCCTCACACCGGATACTCCAGCCTCTGTCCCAGAAGAGAGATCCACGGACCCACGGAGGGGCGTTAGGACCACCCTCACCCCAACACCACCCGCTAGTGTTTTCCCCAGTCGCACAGCAAAAGTGTCTGCCGTCAAGCCAAGGTAAGTGCACATACTGAATAACCACTAATTTATGGCTGGGTGAATAGTCGCTTATTAGCAATGCATTTGCTGGTGATATAATATTAGGCGATACAGTGATGATTTTAATGCACAGTTCATTGACCACTAACTTTCCCGTAGTGCTTGTTAGACTAGTTTAACCAGAGTCTTGCACGGGTTCTGTTTGGTGACCCTCTGCACCTGCAGTACCTTCCAGAACACCCGACACGTTAATCAACAGCAACACTAATTTAATTCTGTACCCGACCCGTTTAACACAAAGACTGCAATCCAAACCATATCtactacattaaaataaatctaaaaattaATATCAGGGAGGCAGTTTTGGAGGGTTCCTGTGCAGTGTGGATATTCATAATCACAGGCAGAGGTGACTTAATAGAAATACATAAAAGGTGTAGGCCTTCTTAAAATAACCTAAACAATGGacattatttgacatttaaaaatgctTCAGTTACGTAACCCACAGTACATCCGTGTCTGTTGATAAAGACAGTTGTTTTAATAGTAGCCAAGAAAGGCATTGGGTCTGataagtttcatttttattaaaatgttttagtaaaaatataagtAGATTTAAATATTTCTGTTAATTACTGTACATTGTTATATTGGTGAATCCTTGTATTCAGTTAGTGGAAAAAAAACACCTTAGTTatgtttaactacatttttactGTGCTTACGGTTTcagttattatattatacactgccgttcaaaagtctggggaTTATTGAGATTTttcttgaaagaaattaatgcttttattcagcaagaatacatttaatttgattaaaaatgacagtaaagacatttataatattacaaaagatttctattttaaataaatgctgttcttttgaactttcctcAAAGAATCCTcagcatatatatattgtttccacaaaaaaaaaaaaaaaaaaaaataataataataataataatgagcaactgttttcaacatttgataataataagaaatgtttcttgagcaccaaatcattggatcatgtgatactgaagactggagtaatgatgctgaaaattcaaattaaaagaaagacatttctattttaatatatcttaaaatgtagagttgttttaagttgtaataatatttcacaatattactgtttttactttatttatttttttaatcaaataaatgcagctttcgTGAGCATAGGAGacgtcttttaaaaacattaaaatactacTGACACAAATTTTGAACACATGAATGATCTATTATGAATATTTGTACATTAtgaatgagatatatatatatatatatatatatatatatatatatatatatatatatatatatatatatatatatatatatatatatatatatatatatatataagcaaaacacttattttgaccttttttgttttttgaacaaACAAAGGGATCATAGTGGAAACAGTTATTAGATAGATGTGACTTTCcttttgcatatatatattaaccATATTAGCCAGCTCTAATGCAACCCCAGGGAACTGTCTgagcattgttttattttaaacaccATATTTTTTAGCATTCTTATTAGATGCTAAAGAACTAAAGATTTAGAGGTTTTATCTGTACTATATTCAGCCTACCGCATGCTGAATGATGTATCAGGCTGCCCTGTAATGCAGTTAGTATCTTGACACCTGAGAGCTGAGGAAAACCCAGGCTGAAACTCAACTCCCCTCACCTCTGTCTACTCTACTCCTCTTAAAGAGGAACACAGCCCCCTTGAGAAAATTGCTTTAAGAAGATGGTTAATAACAGAAGATCTGAAATTGAGCACACTAATACTTACtttacactggcacaaaaaaaaaaaaatttttgctcacatctgacacAGATCGAAATTAGTTGCATAcgtgtaaacacaaaaatccGCACAAGATCCAATTGTTTTGCATCcgatctgagccacttccaaatgtggttttaaatcagATGCATATCCGATCTCTGGACATGCGACATACGTCTAAACACGCATATCCGATTCCATTTGGAATTCCAAGCCACCACAAGGCAAGGGCGACGCGTTTGCTTACAAAAAGGTAGCTTTAATTTTGTATTATGAAGCAGTGTCTGTATGCACTTGCACTAAAAATTCACAGCTTTGTTATTGAGGTAGAGGTAGAAACTGAATTGCACCACACACATTCAGCAGCTGAAATTCATCCTCTGCccatttaatttaaaagagaCTGCcgtgtgttttttattttatttatttattttttgtttaatttttttattttaataaaccaAAAGCTTCACTGGCTACTCTCTTGTGTGTGCTCTCTCCTTCACTCGCTCTCTCTTTATCATTcgttcaaataaatgtaatcttaccTGCTACTTTATTTCCCTTCAGAATTCTAGATTTGACGAGTGTAGATAAAATAACAAACgcaaattacctttattttccaGTCTATATTCGTTCAGTCAGAATTCACGCTGCAAAACACCCATGACACTGGCAGCTGATAACTTATCCATTCTGGCAGGTAATCGTGACCACCCGACGtggaatatataaataattttaatagcatGGCCATTCAAAACCCGAAACACACTGGCcaaaaaatcggatatggtcaaaagattggatctgtgcattaagacttgcagtgtaaatgcagcctaaCAGGTCAAGAGAGTAAGTGCACAAGTAGTTTTAGTGAAACGGCTCAAAAATTGCTACACACTGTGGTTTTTACTGAAAGTGTTTCGTGTCCAAAGGCTTCCATTAGCTTCtagcatttttgtttttgtttctcaGCACAGCTGTATCCCattgtgaaagtgtgtgtgtatgggggTGGGCTGTCTGTAAGGATTGGATGAGATCATTGTTTCTCAACTAGATGTGGGGGTTCAGGTATCATACCCTTTCATAGTTCAGAGTTTCATACCCTTGGGTGAAAGTGGAACATGTTGTATCACAGTGATTTTAGTCAAATAAACAGCTCTACGTTCATTCTTCTGTTGAGAGTGCCTGTAATACTTTAGACCGATATAAATTGTGCAGAATTTCACCTGATCCAAAGCATACTAAATGTATACTTTATTTATGGCATTAAGTGTCTGTTCATTTTTATGGACACAAAGTGCACTCAGAATAGGTTTTATTGTATTAAATGATTTGCATTTGACCCTGTGTAACTTACTTAACCTGTTTGGCCAAAGCCCTTTGATTGGTTAGTTGGAGGAAGGAATGTGGACTGGATCGTCAGGTGCTAGACTTCTGGTATGGAGTGAAACAAGTTGTGAAAGATGATGATCTTGTAGACAGGCAGTGACTAAGAGACATTGTCTTGGGGGAAAAGGTCTCAAAGAttactcttctttttttttttttcttgtactGGGAGTTTTAAGGATTTTAGGAAACTTCAGTTTTGTGGTGATTAACTATTATGGTGAGTAACTAATTTTCTAAAAGCTGAGAATAGATAGAGACAGGAATCTGCTTTGTTGCCTTTGTTTGTGTGGACCTTTTAGATTTGGAAGTGCAGGGTACGTTTCCTCCTGTCTATCTGGGGTTTATGTTTAAAGACTAGAATTGAAATAAAAgattaatattttcattaataaaTCAGTTGTAgaaatcagttttttttattaaaaagatacacatacatataataTTATGTCATTTaatagaaagaaagacattgtTTCTATTGTTTTGAGTGTTCAGATGTTCATGTAAAGTGTTAATGTCAGGCATTGAGTAATGATAAGGAGGGTCCTGTGCTGTATGTATTAAATGGATTGAACTTAGTGTTATCAGTTGCAGTAGTAATGTCCAGCAGAAACATATTGGATTGTAAGCACTGGTATAGCTGTAAATTGaccattttatgtttttactcTTTGGCAGATTGGCTCTGAGTGTACTGCCTGAAACCGATAATAGCTATTCCCAATCCCCTTCAGACTCTGTAGACACCCAGAGCACTATCCACGCTTCTCCACTTTCCCCAAACCTCTCTACTAAATCATTTGAGTCTTTTGGTATGTTTTCTGATCTTCATTCTTCTTTGGCACCTCCTAAACCTCAGAGAACTTTCATTGAATCAAGTGAGTCCAGCATGGAAAACCTCTCAGCTCCCAAATCTGATAAGAAGCGAAAGGCTCCTCTACCCCCTGGTAATCATAGGGGCTCGTCCAAGACTGAAAGCCATCCTGATAATGGGGGACAAGTGCATACACAGAACTCCAAAAATAGTCAAAGGCCTGCTCTTCCTCTGCCAGACTATGAAACCCTCTTTCCCAAGAAGAGGCATGGGGTGATGAGTCAGACACGTTGGGACCATATTATTGCAGAGGTAAACCAGAGGAACTGGGATTTCTCTGAAGAGATTAATGTAGATGGACCGGAGAGGCCGATGTCAAATAAATCCGTGGTCTTAAAAGACAGAACCTCAGCAAACCTTAACCAGCACCAAAGGAATCATGAGGCACCTCCACCTGCCCCTGTGAGACACAAAGAAGCAGTCATGCCCCCCAAAGCCCCTGCAACACCAGAACTATCATTCGAGGCTAATTTCCAACATGGTCATATCAGAGAGCCTATATATGCTACGGTAAATAAGCCTGAAAACTCCAAGAACATGGAAAATAAGCCACCTCCCACTGTCCATAGTAGACATATACCTCAGGAGATGGAAAGGATGACTCAGACTCCTGATGCCATTACCCATCAACTCTCCCAGTCAAAAGAGAAGCCTACACCAGCTGCCAGAGCCATACAAAATGTTAATTCAAAGACTGATGATGCAGCTAAACAGGTGCCTTCAGTAAAACCAAGACAACAGTCATTAGTAAAGGACCCAGTCAAACAAgtccaaccagacaagcaagtAACAGCTCAACCCATGACATCAGAAAACGACAAAGTTGAGAAACCACACAAGGGCCAGAATGAAAACATTTCTACAGATGTGTTTGTTGAAGCAGACTACCTTAAAACTGCTGAAATTCCAGAAGAACGGCATTTGGGGAAACTGACTAATGAACCCGAGGGGAAAGCAATGACTGCTTTTGACCCATTCCCAAGTGATGACCTAATATCTAAAGATCCCTGGGCTTTACCACAGCAGACCACAAATGAAGTTGACCTGTTCACAAGGGGCCCAAAGAAAATGGGAAATCGTGAAGATCAGGCGTCGACCACTGATAAAAAAGATGCATTTGCAAACAAAGGGAAAACTGATCCATTCACAAATCTTTCTGAATACGGCACAGCACCGAAACTGGAGCGCGGAAAACAATCTCCCAGCTTTACTGAACAAGCCAGAGCTTCATTTCAAAGAAATTTTTCACTTAAAAAGAAACGCCAGTACACAACTACTGGGAAAGTTGGTACAGAGAATGGTAGTCTGGGTAGATCAGTTTCTCAGTCTTCACAAGATGCTGAAGATGTTGAGCTGACTGTAACTAGTGTTGCTTCAGCAAGCAGAACTGAAGCCACCCTAGTAACATCTGAATCCCCTATTGGGGGCAAGACTGCTCTTCGTGCTTGGGTCTCGCCATCAGAGCCTCAGCCAGTTAGTAGTGGAAGCGCTGTTTCTAATTCAAGAAGGTGAGAAAAGTTCTCCCAACCCCTACTAACAACTACTTGAACTCCTCTAACAGTCTCACCGTTGTTGTGCTAAACCCATCAACTTTCAAATCAGCAGCTTTTATTTACCCTGAAACTTCCTCAATCAATCTCTGGCCTTTGGGATTTGTTCAGTTGGTTGCTTAGTGGTTGGTTACTGCTTCCTGGGATTGTGATTGTTGGCCTGGGGTTTTGCTATTGATTGTTGATATTTGTGGTTCAAAATGTCATGGTCTTTTAGGATGCGTGTAAATTAGAACAGAGGCAGTGTCACATAATACAGCAAACTTTCTCCATTATATGTTCTATCTCCAACATATAATGGTTTCTCCATTtatatgttctgttttgttATTGTAGGCTATATTATATTGATTACCTTAacaatgtgtacattttataaaactGGATCCATATGAAATGCTATAGATGTGAGATTTACTTAACATACTCATTGAAGTTTACATGAAACTGATGCATACAAGACTATGAGGTCACATATTCATATACTGGGGAGCATGAGTGGTGGGGCACAATTTGCGTTTGTTCCGAAGATCATGTTGTTTTGCTGGATATTTACATTATGCATGATTCTTAATTGCTCTACCTCAAAGGTGCTTACACATTTCTCTGCTGTACTTTTATTGATCTTTTGATTTTGTTGGGAATTATACATTGGGTGAGTTTGGAATGGTTTACTAACACTTGCCAAGAACTGCTGTCTGTATATGAGACAGTATGTACtttataccacttttttttgtaaagttagtatgtgaaaaatttaaaaagtttacTTAACTTTTTGCCAGTCATTCATCTCTCCTGAAATGGTCAAACATGTATTATGCTATGCAGTATCCTATGTAGTGTGCTGTAGTGGTTGTATACTGCACATTTTCACAAATGTGCAAACAGAAAATTTGCATACATAGTTCTAAATTCTTAGCATGAGATGAGCAATAAGGTACGCCCTTCCAAACATATCcatgtctccttaatcaaaTACTAAAATGAAGTGGGTACATCTTCAAAGTTtacttttataaacattttctaAGGGTTTGTTTTAAAAGCGTACATCCTCCTCTTGGATGAATAAAAATGCTCTAATTATTAACCATCGTTTGCAGTAAAGTTTTCACGTTCATTGCGTTAATATGTCCGTATCTCTCCTTTCTCAGGCCTCACCCAGTGAAACCCTTGAGCACCACAGAGAGTCAGTCTTCCAGTGTTCTTGCTGTGGGGAAAGACCCAAAGATTATCACCATCAAGGAAATGGCTGAGAAGCCAAAGGTACCGTAATTTATCTACATACTGCCTTCTTACTATTTAGCACAGGGGTCAGTGACCTTTTGTCATGAAGTGCCATTTTTAAGTTTCCTAGTTAAGCACTATGCTGTTTCTGAAGCAATTTTCCATAAAATTAGCTTTAAATGTCAAAACACAAGTTACTTGgtctggatgccagccgaacttagccccgcccacaacatttttaggtcgggaagttcggtctggacttgatccgtagaggag of the Megalobrama amblycephala isolate DHTTF-2021 linkage group LG12, ASM1881202v1, whole genome shotgun sequence genome contains:
- the rab11fip1a gene encoding rab11 family-interacting protein 1, with the protein product MSLGDQQWYPTSVQVTVLKARNLRIKGKNGTNDAYAIMQVGKDKFSTSVAEKCVSPEWKEEATFDLPLVHQGNAERCTLYIITMHRALVGLDKFLGQAVINLVDLHANRSRKKTDWYKLVDKNGKQEKDRGEVLLDIQFMRNNLTASMFDLSMADKPRSGISKLKDKIRGKKKDGLSDSASAIVPSTVGTDSEGEEEGSSDSPKKKSKLKSFFGPKTNLQRNVSQSMSTLGTLPEKNSSLSSSRSSGLNVDSPDVKKKFKILGHKRTDSSDSKVSLGPFSLLSRSKQNIPEQNNLCINGSHVYAEEQEPKAAFGSTLSLNSSGKGSVEDVRKYHQRNTSDISIDSLKGLSIPSYKPEVQDKTSLVPQSHLEGRSLSSLERRAEVVEEERGRKPEVRSLQEMLNRQEEQELRKQQERERKQEEERKSRLEEQEKKRKEEEELQKKRREEETQRAEEQRHQEENRVTERLSSLFGIGRKKEEKREEAMNEPKRLDEPSSTNPFEDIPLTPDTPASVPEERSTDPRRGVRTTLTPTPPASVFPSRTAKVSAVKPRLALSVLPETDNSYSQSPSDSVDTQSTIHASPLSPNLSTKSFESFGMFSDLHSSLAPPKPQRTFIESSESSMENLSAPKSDKKRKAPLPPGNHRGSSKTESHPDNGGQVHTQNSKNSQRPALPLPDYETLFPKKRHGVMSQTRWDHIIAEVNQRNWDFSEEINVDGPERPMSNKSVVLKDRTSANLNQHQRNHEAPPPAPVRHKEAVMPPKAPATPELSFEANFQHGHIREPIYATVNKPENSKNMENKPPPTVHSRHIPQEMERMTQTPDAITHQLSQSKEKPTPAARAIQNVNSKTDDAAKQVPSVKPRQQSLVKDPVKQVQPDKQVTAQPMTSENDKVEKPHKGQNENISTDVFVEADYLKTAEIPEERHLGKLTNEPEGKAMTAFDPFPSDDLISKDPWALPQQTTNEVDLFTRGPKKMGNREDQASTTDKKDAFANKGKTDPFTNLSEYGTAPKLERGKQSPSFTEQARASFQRNFSLKKKRQYTTTGKVGTENGSLGRSVSQSSQDAEDVELTVTSVASASRTEATLVTSESPIGGKTALRAWVSPSEPQPVSSGSAVSNSRRPHPVKPLSTTESQSSSVLAVGKDPKIITIKEMAEKPKIGESAPYTQLTQEELITLVVKQQAELSKKDARILELEDYIDNLLVRVIEEKPAILLSLNSKC